Proteins from one Candidatus Zixiibacteriota bacterium genomic window:
- a CDS encoding cytochrome c produces MRLHASLTCIITVAAVVGCGGPVSTEEQSPGEAAFRASCQTCHTLPRPSMRSDDEWPALVDRYGERANLDAETRAIILAYLQRSN; encoded by the coding sequence ATGAGGTTGCACGCTTCGCTTACCTGCATCATCACCGTGGCGGCTGTGGTTGGATGCGGAGGGCCGGTATCTACCGAGGAACAATCGCCCGGCGAGGCTGCGTTTCGAGCGAGCTGCCAGACCTGCCATACGCTGCCTCGGCCGTCAATGAGAAGTGACGATGAGTGGCCGGCGCTGGTAGATCGGTACGGTGAGCGAGCGAATCTCGATGCGGAAACGCGCGCGATTATTCTGGCGTACCTCCAGCGGAGCAATTGA
- a CDS encoding RNA-binding protein, producing the protein MNIYIGNLSFDTTETNLRQAFEAYGEVSTVNMIADRDTGKPRGFAFIEMPTKSEAIAAIGGLNGKELDGRELNVNEAKPRAESGNRTGGNKYRKMY; encoded by the coding sequence ATGAATATCTACATCGGAAACTTGTCGTTTGACACGACAGAAACCAATCTCCGCCAGGCGTTTGAAGCGTACGGCGAAGTCTCAACCGTCAACATGATCGCGGACCGGGACACCGGCAAGCCGCGTGGTTTTGCGTTTATCGAGATGCCGACCAAGTCCGAGGCGATTGCTGCCATCGGCGGCCTCAACGGCAAGGAGCTGGACGGTCGTGAGCTGAATGTCAACGAGGCGAAGCCGCGCGCGGAGAGCGGTAATCGCACCGGCGGCAACAAGTACCGCAAGATGTACTAG
- a CDS encoding WYL domain-containing transcriptional regulator, producing MSEIKQVERVIRILQRLALYREITVRQLYDYFEQQVPQRTLQRDLQELSCANIPLYTKPGRGRELVWCLDEEFVKFIPMTLSSRELMVSYFLERLAAVTRGTRLESDIQSLLAKAKQLVSPDVFRTSDQLENAQAMFGATFVGHIDYGPHSETIDTLVQAISQCRRCRFIYKSNWKSEPSDFEADPYLLLYHKGALYAVVYTPAHDNYIFLPIQRIRSVSLASNTFTRDPSFSLEHLREGRFGIFGGENLTPRRVVLRFTPDIADVVAERIWHQSQVLTREDSGHLVMELETVVSDELRSWVGGWLHYVSVIEPEDLLSHHDHEPTG from the coding sequence ATGTCCGAAATCAAGCAGGTCGAACGCGTCATTCGCATCCTGCAACGCCTTGCACTGTATCGCGAAATAACCGTCCGTCAGCTCTACGATTACTTCGAACAACAGGTGCCCCAGCGCACCCTGCAGCGCGACCTGCAGGAGCTGTCCTGCGCCAACATCCCGCTGTACACCAAACCGGGCCGCGGCCGGGAGCTGGTGTGGTGCCTCGACGAAGAGTTCGTCAAGTTTATCCCCATGACCCTCAGCAGCCGGGAATTGATGGTATCCTACTTTCTCGAGCGGCTGGCCGCCGTCACGCGCGGCACGCGGCTCGAGTCCGATATCCAGTCGCTGCTGGCCAAAGCCAAACAGCTGGTGTCGCCCGACGTGTTCCGCACGTCCGATCAGCTCGAAAACGCGCAGGCGATGTTCGGGGCGACCTTCGTCGGCCATATCGACTACGGCCCACACTCCGAGACGATCGACACGCTCGTGCAGGCGATCTCGCAGTGCCGCCGATGCCGCTTCATCTACAAATCAAACTGGAAAAGCGAACCGTCGGACTTCGAGGCCGACCCCTATCTGCTGCTATACCACAAAGGCGCGCTGTATGCGGTCGTCTACACGCCCGCCCACGACAACTACATCTTTCTGCCGATCCAGCGTATCCGCTCGGTCTCCCTCGCCTCCAACACCTTCACCCGCGACCCCTCGTTCAGCCTCGAGCACCTCCGCGAAGGTCGTTTCGGCATTTTCGGCGGCGAGAACCTCACCCCGCGACGGGTCGTGCTCCGCTTTACGCCGGATATCGCCGACGTCGTCGCCGAACGTATCTGGCATCAGTCGCAGGTGCTCACCCGCGAGGACTCCGGCCATCTGGTCATGGAACTGGAAACCGTGGTCTCCGACGAACTACGGTCCTGGGTGGGAGGCTGGCTTCATTACGTCTCGGTTATCGAACCCGAAGACCTGTTGAGCCACCACGACCACGAGCCCACCGGATAA
- a CDS encoding cation diffusion facilitator family transporter has protein sequence MPNHAHHTHDHSHAAAGSIRVAFFLNLAFTIVELFGGLWTNSVAILSGAVHDLGDSLSLGTAWYLEHLSRREGDRRFSYGYRRFSVLGALINTIVLLVGSLYILSQAVPRLMAPEHTNAEGMIGFAVVGVLVNGLAVYRLRGHSSLNVSVVAWHLLEDVLGWVAVLVVGITLKFSDLHILDPILSILITLYILFNVVRKLKSALSVFLQAVPEGVEIAALESAIKRLDGVCSVHHTHVWSLDGEHHVLSTHVVVDQAASKDDGARIKEAIRGITAQYKLEHTTVEIEYEGDGCSMDRPA, from the coding sequence ATGCCGAACCACGCCCACCACACCCACGACCACTCCCACGCCGCCGCCGGCTCCATCCGGGTCGCCTTCTTTCTCAATCTCGCCTTCACCATCGTGGAGTTATTCGGCGGCCTCTGGACCAACTCGGTGGCGATCCTCTCCGGTGCCGTCCACGACCTCGGCGATTCTCTGTCGCTGGGCACCGCCTGGTATCTCGAACACCTCTCCCGCCGCGAGGGCGACCGTCGCTTTTCCTACGGCTACCGGCGGTTCTCCGTGCTCGGCGCGCTGATCAACACGATCGTCCTGCTGGTCGGCTCGCTGTACATCCTCTCGCAGGCCGTGCCGCGCCTCATGGCTCCCGAGCATACCAACGCCGAGGGCATGATCGGTTTCGCCGTCGTCGGCGTTCTCGTCAACGGCCTCGCCGTCTACCGTCTTCGCGGGCATTCCTCGCTCAACGTCTCGGTCGTGGCGTGGCACCTGCTCGAGGACGTGCTCGGGTGGGTCGCGGTGCTGGTGGTCGGCATCACGCTGAAATTCTCCGACCTGCATATTCTCGACCCCATCCTCTCCATCCTCATCACGCTCTACATCCTCTTCAACGTCGTGCGCAAACTCAAAAGCGCCCTGTCCGTCTTCCTGCAGGCCGTCCCCGAGGGCGTGGAGATCGCCGCGCTCGAATCGGCGATCAAACGCCTCGATGGCGTCTGCTCGGTGCATCACACGCATGTGTGGTCGCTCGATGGCGAGCATCACGTGCTCAGTACCCATGTGGTGGTGGATCAGGCAGCGAGCAAAGACGATGGCGCGCGCATCAAGGAAGCCATCCGGGGAATCACCGCTCAGTACAAACTCGAACATACGACTGTCGAAATCGAGTACGAGGGCGACGGCTGCTCGATGGACCGCCCCGCGTAG
- a CDS encoding manganese efflux pump MntP family protein, which translates to MNWVVVFAVALGLAMDAFAVAIAVGSRFERLTIRPLFRLSFHFGLFQFLMPILGWYLGARIERFVDSFAPWLAFGLLAYIGIRMIRESRMSPDHHIPLRDPTRKWSLVMLSVATSIDALAVGFSIAMLRIEVWSAAVVIGVVACLMTAVGMTFGRALGERFGRAMEFLGGCILIGIGLKALIQGL; encoded by the coding sequence ATGAACTGGGTGGTGGTATTTGCAGTAGCGCTGGGACTGGCGATGGATGCGTTCGCGGTCGCGATCGCGGTCGGCTCGCGCTTTGAACGACTCACCATCCGCCCCCTCTTTCGCCTGTCGTTCCATTTCGGGCTGTTCCAGTTTCTCATGCCGATACTCGGCTGGTATCTCGGGGCGCGGATCGAACGGTTCGTTGACTCCTTCGCCCCCTGGCTGGCATTCGGCCTGCTCGCGTACATCGGGATCCGCATGATCCGTGAGTCGCGCATGTCTCCCGATCACCACATCCCGCTCCGCGACCCGACCCGGAAGTGGTCTCTCGTGATGCTCTCGGTCGCCACGAGTATCGACGCTCTCGCCGTCGGGTTCAGTATCGCGATGCTCAGAATCGAAGTGTGGTCGGCTGCCGTGGTGATCGGTGTCGTCGCCTGCCTGATGACGGCCGTGGGAATGACATTCGGCCGAGCGCTCGGTGAACGATTCGGTCGCGCCATGGAGTTTCTCGGCGGATGCATCCTGATCGGCATCGGCCTCAAGGCGCTCATTCAGGGTCTCTAG